From Halalkalicoccus sp. CG83, one genomic window encodes:
- a CDS encoding protein-L-isoaspartate O-methyltransferase family protein has product MDLAVLREDMVDGLEHEVKSVLHTDRVALAMRDVPREAFVENERVAYTDRAIEADGTTVLAPSTAARLLEALDVRRDDVVLVVGAGVGYTAAVLAEIVGPENVHAVDIDRNMVHTARRNLADAGYGEVFVDCRDGAGGLPEYAPFDRILIEAAAVRPPAALVEQLVAGGRLAMPMGTTDQTLVALERTEDEYEIAERVCPVAFRPLLVEGQQPGSVERNRTAREDREFAERHARKRNGWEQEWIDWEHDGGY; this is encoded by the coding sequence ATGGACCTCGCCGTTCTGCGCGAGGACATGGTCGACGGCCTCGAACACGAGGTCAAGTCCGTCCTCCACACGGATCGGGTCGCGCTGGCCATGCGGGACGTGCCGCGCGAGGCGTTCGTCGAGAACGAGCGCGTCGCCTACACCGACCGTGCCATCGAGGCCGACGGCACGACCGTCCTCGCCCCCAGCACCGCCGCCCGACTCCTCGAGGCACTCGACGTCCGACGGGACGACGTCGTGTTGGTCGTCGGCGCGGGCGTCGGCTACACTGCCGCCGTCCTCGCGGAGATCGTCGGCCCCGAGAACGTCCACGCCGTAGACATCGACCGTAACATGGTCCATACCGCGCGCCGCAACCTCGCCGACGCGGGCTACGGCGAGGTGTTCGTCGACTGCCGGGACGGTGCGGGCGGCCTCCCGGAGTACGCCCCGTTCGACCGAATCCTGATCGAGGCCGCCGCGGTGCGCCCACCCGCTGCACTGGTCGAACAGCTCGTCGCCGGCGGTCGGCTGGCCATGCCGATGGGGACGACCGACCAGACGCTCGTCGCACTCGAGCGCACGGAGGACGAGTACGAGATCGCCGAGCGGGTCTGCCCGGTCGCGTTCCGACCGCTGCTGGTCGAGGGCCAGCAGCCCGGGTCGGTCGAGCGGAACCGCACTGCCCGCGAGGACCGCGAGTTCGCGGAACGTCACGCCCGGAAGCGAAACGGGTGGGAACAGGAGTGGATCGACTGGGAGCACGACGGCGGGTACTAA